The following are from one region of the Fibrobacterota bacterium genome:
- the pilB gene encoding type IV-A pilus assembly ATPase PilB, with the protein MSEKLGEILLRDGVVSREQLQAALQLQLEKGKSLGENLVAIGAIASVDDIVWQLAAQINTQVVNLAEMEPPQEILSLVPEEMAIKYGVIPVQKEERLIHVVIGDPRNTSVVDAIKFLTGCNVRVWMAPESQIKKAVDKYYVHSVSTTGFENIIQDVEDQDPEVVQETGHDDGADADYNVMEAPLVRLVNKVLSDAVKIRASDIHVEAYEKTVRVRYRMDGTLVEQTTLPYRLKGAIVSRIKIMANLDIAERRLPQDGRIKLAIGNKKIDLRVSVLPTIHGEKVVMRILDQSNLNLDLSTMGFSERGLRDFQEALNSPFGMILVTGPTGSGKSTTLYSALSAVNNPDTNIMTAEDPVEYNLEGINQVNVNTDIGLTFAAALKSFLRQDPDIIMVGEVRDLETAQIATKAALTGHLVLSTLHTNDAPSTITRLADMGIEPFLIATSVRLVIAQRLMRKICKECKTEDTPSTEELRLLEISDAEAKGMKFYKGTGCTTCAGTGFKGRVAIHQVLPVSEAIKKLIVDRATPDEIEKVSIAEGVTNLRMSALEKLKAGITTAQEVIKTTKL; encoded by the coding sequence TTGTCCGAGAAATTGGGTGAAATTCTCTTAAGAGACGGCGTCGTTAGCCGGGAGCAATTGCAAGCCGCGTTACAGCTGCAATTGGAAAAAGGCAAAAGCCTGGGCGAGAACCTGGTGGCCATCGGGGCGATCGCATCGGTCGACGATATCGTTTGGCAGTTGGCGGCGCAAATCAATACCCAGGTCGTGAACCTGGCCGAGATGGAGCCGCCCCAGGAAATCCTGTCCCTCGTTCCCGAGGAAATGGCCATCAAGTACGGCGTGATTCCCGTGCAGAAGGAGGAACGCCTCATCCACGTGGTCATCGGCGATCCCCGCAATACCTCGGTGGTTGACGCCATCAAGTTCCTCACCGGCTGCAATGTGCGGGTATGGATGGCGCCCGAATCCCAGATCAAAAAGGCCGTGGATAAGTATTACGTCCATTCCGTTTCGACCACCGGGTTCGAGAACATCATCCAGGATGTCGAGGATCAAGACCCGGAAGTAGTCCAGGAAACGGGGCACGATGACGGCGCGGACGCGGACTACAACGTCATGGAGGCGCCGCTGGTCCGGCTGGTGAACAAGGTGCTCTCCGATGCCGTTAAGATCAGGGCCTCGGACATACACGTGGAGGCTTACGAAAAGACCGTACGCGTCCGCTACCGCATGGACGGCACCCTCGTCGAGCAGACCACCTTGCCATATCGCCTGAAGGGCGCCATAGTCTCCCGTATCAAGATCATGGCCAACCTCGATATCGCCGAGCGGCGGCTTCCCCAGGACGGACGCATCAAACTGGCCATCGGCAACAAGAAGATCGATCTGCGCGTAAGCGTCTTGCCCACCATCCACGGCGAAAAGGTGGTAATGCGTATCCTCGATCAGTCCAACCTGAACCTGGACTTAAGCACGATGGGCTTTTCGGAACGGGGCCTGCGGGACTTCCAGGAAGCCTTGAACTCGCCGTTCGGGATGATCCTGGTAACCGGTCCCACGGGTTCGGGCAAGTCCACCACCTTGTATTCAGCCCTCTCCGCGGTGAACAACCCGGACACCAACATCATGACCGCCGAGGATCCGGTGGAATACAACCTGGAAGGCATCAACCAGGTCAACGTCAACACCGATATCGGCCTCACTTTCGCGGCAGCGCTCAAATCCTTCTTGCGTCAGGATCCGGACATCATCATGGTAGGCGAGGTACGCGATCTGGAGACGGCGCAGATCGCGACCAAGGCCGCGCTCACCGGCCATCTCGTGTTATCCACGCTGCACACCAACGATGCGCCGAGCACCATAACCCGCTTGGCCGACATGGGCATCGAACCGTTCCTGATCGCCACTTCCGTGCGCCTGGTGATCGCGCAGCGCTTGATGAGGAAGATCTGTAAAGAGTGTAAAACCGAGGACACGCCGTCGACCGAGGAATTGCGCCTGTTGGAAATCTCCGATGCGGAAGCCAAAGGCATGAAGTTCTACAAAGGTACGGGTTGCACCACGTGCGCGGGAACGGGGTTCAAAGGCCGCGTGGCCATCCATCAGGTGTTGCCGGTGTCCGAAGCCATCAAAAAGCTGATCGTGGACCGCGCCACTCCGGACGAGATCGAAAAGGTTTCCATCGCCGAAGGCGTCACCAACCTGCGTATGTCCGCGCTGGAAAAGCTCAAGGCGGGCATCACCACGGCGCAAGAGGTGATTAAGACCACGAAATTATGA
- a CDS encoding TlpA family protein disulfide reductase, with the protein MPTSLYRYLTLAFLATSLLLTAGCSDKRAISGKAPSLALKTYSGETFTMTGNDQSVTLLVFWATWCRPCLMEVPTLVKLHEKYRDKNFRVVAINVDDQEGKKVKSIVKEFGIIYPVLIGNDEVMHQFGGVEALPTSFLIGRDGRIREKLQGLYPEEHLDGLVAAAVE; encoded by the coding sequence TTGCCCACCTCGCTTTACCGGTACCTGACCCTCGCCTTCCTGGCAACAAGCTTACTGCTCACGGCGGGTTGCAGCGATAAACGAGCAATCAGCGGTAAGGCACCGAGCCTAGCGCTCAAGACTTATTCCGGCGAGACTTTTACCATGACCGGAAACGATCAGAGCGTGACCCTGCTGGTGTTCTGGGCCACGTGGTGCCGTCCCTGCCTCATGGAAGTTCCCACCTTGGTGAAACTCCATGAGAAGTATCGCGACAAGAACTTCCGCGTCGTCGCCATCAACGTGGATGATCAGGAAGGCAAAAAAGTCAAATCCATCGTCAAAGAATTCGGCATCATCTATCCGGTCCTCATCGGTAACGATGAAGTCATGCATCAATTCGGCGGGGTGGAAGCCCTACCGACCTCCTTCCTCATCGGCCGGGACGGGCGCATCCGCGAAAAGTTGCAAGGATTGTATCCGGAAGAACACCTGGACGGCCTGGTGGCGGCGGCGGTGGAGTGA
- a CDS encoding type IV pilus twitching motility protein PilT translates to MVSIQELLSKMVEMTASDLHITASKPPLFRVHGNLRPMLTDPLSPEDCLRLAYGVMNENQRKNFENKKEYDFSFGVANLARFRANVYLQRGCVSMAVRLIPYEILTLEQLGLPRIFSDIIDRPSGLVLVTGPTGSGKSTTLAAMLDRLNAELEGHILTVEDPIEFVHKHKKCIVNQREVKSDTESFASALRVALRQDPDVVLIGEMRDPETMEAALSIAETGHLTLATLHTNSAAQTINRIVDAFPAGEKAQIRTQLSFVLQGVISQALLPKIGGGRILAYEVMIMTSGIRAMIRDDKVHQIQSAIESGSKFGMNTMNAKLVELVQTRKVERTDALSRSSDPEHFERLLQANFKT, encoded by the coding sequence ATGGTAAGCATACAAGAGCTGTTGAGCAAGATGGTGGAGATGACGGCCTCCGATCTGCACATAACGGCAAGCAAACCGCCTTTGTTCCGCGTGCATGGCAACTTGCGTCCGATGTTGACCGATCCTTTGTCCCCGGAAGACTGCCTGCGGCTGGCTTATGGCGTGATGAACGAGAACCAGCGCAAGAATTTCGAGAATAAGAAGGAATACGATTTCTCCTTCGGGGTAGCCAACCTGGCCCGCTTCCGGGCCAACGTATACCTGCAGCGGGGTTGCGTTTCCATGGCGGTGCGCCTCATCCCTTACGAGATCCTGACCTTGGAGCAACTCGGGCTGCCCCGCATTTTTTCCGACATCATCGATCGGCCTTCCGGATTGGTGCTGGTGACCGGGCCTACCGGCTCGGGCAAATCGACCACCTTGGCCGCCATGTTGGATAGGCTCAATGCCGAGCTCGAAGGCCATATCCTCACCGTCGAGGATCCCATCGAATTCGTGCACAAGCACAAGAAATGCATCGTCAACCAACGCGAGGTGAAGTCGGATACGGAATCGTTCGCATCGGCCCTGCGGGTGGCGCTGCGCCAGGATCCCGACGTGGTGCTCATCGGCGAAATGCGCGATCCGGAAACGATGGAAGCGGCATTGTCCATCGCCGAGACCGGCCATTTGACCCTGGCGACTTTGCATACGAATTCCGCCGCCCAGACCATCAACCGCATCGTGGACGCCTTCCCGGCGGGGGAGAAAGCCCAGATCCGCACCCAGCTGTCCTTCGTGCTGCAAGGCGTAATCAGCCAGGCCCTGCTCCCCAAAATCGGGGGCGGCCGCATATTGGCTTATGAGGTCATGATCATGACTTCGGGAATCCGGGCCATGATCCGGGACGACAAGGTGCATCAGATCCAGAGCGCCATCGAGTCGGGGTCCAAGTTCGGCATGAACACCATGAACGCCAAGCTGGTCGAGTTGGTACAGACGCGGAAAGTCGAACGCACTGACGCGCTGTCGCGCTCGTCCGACCCCGAACATTTCGAGAGGCTCTTGCAGGCCAATTTCAAGACCTGA